The Aureispira anguillae genome contains a region encoding:
- a CDS encoding sodium:solute symporter: protein MNEIDVELPSALSPSLILSIVGGYFLLLLLIAFWTGKKANNRDFFVANRQSPWYLVAFGMIGASLSGVTFISVPGMVGAAYLNSEVTSATNMQFSYMQMVFGYLVGYTVIALVLLPLYYRLNLTSIYAYLEQRFGLAAYKTGAGFFLLSRIIGAAFRLYLVAMVLYLFVFEPWGVPFWVVSLLTIVLIWIYTFKGGIKTIVWTDTLQTLFMLIAVAMTVFELTQVMNISLGNVWSSIQSEGLGQIFFFEGGWSDSNNFFKQFLAGMFIAIVMTGLDQDMMQKNLTCRNIEDAQKNMFSFSIVLVFVNFLFLMLGALLAIYALQNGVEYDRADSLYPTIALRHLPWEVGVVFVIGLVAAAYSSADSALTALTTSFCVDFLGFKTTASSEDKAIKEHDDILDASSNQSTLEEEKGKERTRYLVHIGFSLILFLVIVAFWLINDQSVVVALFKFAGYTYGPLLGLYAFGLFTNKKVKDSMVPVVCLVAPLLTYGISAYSEVLLWGYKFGFELLLVNGLLTFMGLLLITDREI, encoded by the coding sequence ATGAATGAGATAGACGTTGAATTACCCAGTGCCCTTTCACCAAGCTTAATTTTAAGTATAGTAGGAGGATACTTTTTGCTGTTACTATTAATTGCCTTTTGGACAGGGAAGAAAGCAAACAATCGAGATTTTTTTGTGGCCAACCGACAATCTCCTTGGTATTTAGTGGCTTTTGGAATGATTGGCGCTTCTTTATCTGGAGTAACATTTATATCCGTACCAGGAATGGTAGGAGCTGCCTACCTCAATTCAGAGGTAACAAGTGCAACCAACATGCAATTTTCTTATATGCAAATGGTTTTTGGCTACTTGGTAGGGTATACCGTTATTGCCTTGGTTTTGTTGCCCCTTTATTATCGGCTCAATCTTACCTCAATATATGCTTATTTAGAGCAGCGTTTTGGGCTAGCAGCTTACAAAACAGGGGCTGGTTTTTTCTTGTTGTCTAGAATAATAGGAGCTGCATTTAGGCTGTATTTAGTAGCGATGGTACTGTATCTATTTGTATTTGAACCTTGGGGGGTACCCTTTTGGGTGGTTTCTTTATTGACCATCGTTTTAATTTGGATTTATACCTTTAAAGGAGGAATAAAAACCATTGTATGGACCGATACGTTGCAAACTTTATTTATGCTGATTGCGGTAGCGATGACTGTTTTTGAATTGACGCAGGTAATGAATATTTCACTGGGGAATGTATGGTCAAGCATTCAGTCAGAAGGCTTAGGACAAATCTTCTTTTTTGAGGGAGGATGGTCTGACTCGAATAACTTCTTTAAGCAATTTTTGGCAGGAATGTTTATTGCAATCGTAATGACAGGGTTGGATCAAGATATGATGCAGAAGAATCTGACTTGCCGAAATATTGAGGATGCTCAAAAAAATATGTTCAGTTTTAGTATTGTCTTAGTCTTTGTCAACTTTTTGTTCCTTATGTTAGGAGCTTTATTGGCTATTTATGCGCTGCAAAATGGCGTAGAATACGATCGAGCAGATAGTCTTTATCCTACGATAGCGCTAAGACACCTTCCTTGGGAAGTAGGAGTTGTTTTTGTGATCGGTTTGGTAGCGGCAGCATACTCAAGTGCCGATTCTGCGCTAACGGCCTTAACGACTTCGTTTTGCGTTGACTTTTTGGGTTTTAAAACCACAGCAAGTAGCGAAGATAAAGCTATTAAAGAACACGATGATATTTTGGATGCTTCCTCTAATCAGTCTACGCTAGAGGAAGAAAAAGGAAAGGAACGCACTCGCTATCTGGTTCATATTGGATTTTCTTTGATTCTATTTTTGGTTATTGTTGCTTTTTGGCTAATTAACGACCAATCGGTTGTTGTAGCATTGTTTAAGTTCGCAGGTTATACCTATGGACCTCTGTTAGGCTTATATGCTTTTGGTTTGTTTACCAACAAAAAAGTTAAGGATAGTATGGTACCAGTAGTTTGTTTGGTCGCCCCTCTATTAACTTATGGCATCAGTGCTTATTCGGAGGTGCTTTTATGGGGCTATAAATTTGGCTTTGAATTGTTACTAGTGAATGGTTTATTGACATTTATGGGTTTGCTATTGATAACGGATAGAGAAATATAG
- the ftcD gene encoding glutamate formimidoyltransferase has protein sequence MKQLIECVPNFSEGRDMGIIKQITDEIERIEGVKLLDVDPGKATNRTVVTFVGEPKAVVEAAYQAIKKAAELIDMRQHSGEHPRMGATDVCPFIPIANITMEETVEYTKELGERVGRDLGISAFLYEASATDTRWKNLANIRAGEYEKMESKLKQDDFNPDYGPSILNPTAGVTAIGARDFLIAYNVNLNTTSTRRANSVAFDVREAGRVKREGDPITGKIVKDENGESIRVPGACKAVKGIGWYIEEYGIAQVSMNLTDIKVTPFHIAFEECCKSASARGLRVTGSELVGLMPLNVILDAGKYFLKKQNRSTGISEAEIIKIAVKTMGLDELTPFDPNKKIIEYLLAAEEATPLLDMTLPEFANETASESPAPGGGSIAAYVGALGVSLGTMVANLSSHKRGWDSRWEEFSSYAEEGQAIKDQLLRLVDEDTNAFNKIMDAFRLPKGNDAEKAARQDAIQLATKYAVEIPLKVMTAALESMNMIQKMAEIGNPNSVTDAGVGALCARTAVYGAYLNVKINIGGLKDKAYVEERLKKADAMLQQAMDTETAILQIVESKL, from the coding sequence ATGAAACAACTTATTGAGTGCGTACCTAATTTTAGTGAAGGGCGTGATATGGGGATTATCAAGCAAATTACAGACGAAATTGAACGCATAGAGGGCGTGAAACTATTGGATGTAGATCCAGGAAAAGCTACCAATAGAACTGTGGTGACCTTTGTTGGTGAGCCTAAGGCAGTGGTAGAGGCTGCTTATCAAGCCATCAAAAAAGCAGCGGAATTGATTGATATGCGCCAGCATAGTGGAGAACATCCACGAATGGGGGCAACGGATGTTTGTCCTTTTATTCCAATTGCTAATATTACAATGGAAGAAACAGTTGAGTACACCAAAGAATTGGGAGAGCGTGTAGGACGTGATTTGGGAATTTCGGCTTTTCTTTATGAGGCTTCTGCAACAGATACTCGTTGGAAAAACTTGGCAAATATTCGTGCTGGGGAATACGAAAAGATGGAGTCTAAATTAAAACAGGATGATTTTAATCCTGATTATGGACCAAGCATTTTGAATCCAACGGCTGGTGTAACGGCAATTGGAGCACGTGACTTTTTGATTGCGTACAATGTAAACCTAAATACCACATCTACCCGTAGAGCTAATTCAGTTGCTTTTGATGTCCGAGAGGCTGGGCGTGTGAAGAGAGAAGGAGATCCCATTACAGGAAAAATTGTAAAGGATGAAAATGGAGAAAGTATCCGTGTGCCTGGTGCTTGTAAAGCTGTAAAAGGAATTGGATGGTATATAGAAGAATATGGTATTGCTCAAGTTTCTATGAATTTGACGGATATAAAAGTGACTCCTTTCCATATTGCTTTTGAAGAGTGCTGCAAATCTGCTTCTGCTAGAGGTTTGCGTGTAACGGGGTCGGAATTAGTTGGCTTAATGCCTTTAAATGTTATTTTGGATGCAGGGAAGTATTTTCTAAAAAAGCAAAATCGCTCTACAGGGATTTCAGAAGCAGAAATTATCAAAATAGCTGTTAAAACAATGGGCTTGGATGAATTGACTCCTTTTGATCCCAACAAAAAGATTATTGAATATTTACTAGCAGCAGAGGAAGCAACGCCTTTGTTGGATATGACACTTCCTGAATTTGCCAATGAAACGGCTTCTGAGAGCCCTGCTCCTGGAGGAGGATCTATTGCTGCTTATGTTGGAGCGCTAGGGGTTTCTTTAGGAACAATGGTGGCAAATTTATCTTCTCATAAGAGAGGTTGGGATAGTCGCTGGGAAGAGTTTTCTTCTTATGCTGAGGAAGGGCAGGCTATCAAGGATCAATTATTGAGGTTGGTAGATGAAGACACCAATGCTTTTAACAAAATTATGGATGCTTTTCGTTTGCCAAAAGGTAATGATGCTGAAAAGGCTGCTCGTCAGGATGCTATCCAATTGGCTACTAAATATGCAGTAGAGATTCCTTTGAAAGTAATGACTGCGGCTTTGGAGAGCATGAACATGATTCAAAAAATGGCAGAAATAGGGAATCCTAATTCCGTTACGGATGCTGGAGTAGGGGCTTTGTGTGCTCGTACTGCGGTTTATGGTGCTTATTTGAATGTCAAAATTAACATAGGTGGGCTAAAAGATAAAGCTTATGTTGAGGAGCGTTTAAAAAAAGCAGATGCAATGCTACAACAAGCAATGGATACAGAAACCGCCATCTTACAAATTGTTGAAAGTAAGCTGTAA
- a CDS encoding T9SS type B sorting domain-containing protein, which produces MKCLSLTIFLWIISIASLIAQTSNPNRISTPKENYVTTSINTTPTGTQFFSGTLPTISFTTTNISCNGLTDGCATAVVSGGTGNTHYLWSNGSTSSNICGLGVGNYTVTITDTIIGGGGPQVCVVVNDTTITQPFSLATSIDTVANVICAGNNNGFIDISVSGGTAPYQYNWSNGDTTQDINTLTDSIYSVIITDANGCITHDTATVETLGFLEVVVDSAINIACHGDSTGAIYTTATGDTSFSGCTSSVVALNEIMYRPVNNNGVNPNTGEYIELIGPAGTDISCYVLTDGDWTITIPPGTSIPADGFFTIGNDVVWGGGTFDLDAENCNCFTDGSGGSGLLILTDGGEYVALYDGAGTFLQGVIYGSPSAGNTPSGTVISTIGTASCPSFVSIPNAPAFETAPAGFANGTSIIRNPDGSGAWGPQVGGSLNTCNSIGNGSTGSGNVTYLWSNGDTTQDISGLSAGVYTVTTTNSYGCTATTTYTITEPALLVGTSTATGVVCVGDTTGEIDLLVTGGTSPYQYNWSTGATTQDLDSLSSGIYCVTITDSNSCTAIVCDTFEEVFFNIPVDSFATCSGTSIPLTVNTNATTINWTPSSTLNNDTIANPTATPTTSTTYVVTASVGGNCVMTDSIVITVADLDVSLATLTPVLCHGDTTGGVTTSITGTGSNFDYLWNTGDTTTSLTNVAAGTYRLTVSLAGFCEDTLTVVIPEPDSVLSLNVSNTTDVTCFGDSTGAASILASGGTTPYTYSWSNTATTPNVNNLTSGLYIVTVTDSNSCTEILTVSISEPSAISISYNATNVSCNGTNDGTATVIPTGGTAGYTYLWDVTAGSQTTPTAIGLASSTYSVTVTDTVGCTGIANGIFVNSGVPVDSNDVPLVVLTGILDCDLNPTGSLGINTANTYTYLWSNGATDQTVTGLPAGAYTVTVTNGLGCSYVQSANIVSPLVPTVNPFINAVGMVSATVVSGATVTISGGNDQSFQGVAYNWTANSSDVTFGNAANHATTALSNVTGVYTLTLTATASDSSACQDTGSVVLNVESIYNGMPTAFTPNGDNINDTYRPTGLTADDVITFRVYNRWGQEIYNGDDLENNGWDGRYKGIEQPTEVYLFLLEYKVGVNGTPKVRKGEFTLIR; this is translated from the coding sequence ATGAAATGCCTATCATTAACCATATTCTTATGGATAATTTCGATTGCAAGTCTTATTGCTCAAACCTCAAATCCTAACCGCATTTCTACCCCCAAAGAAAATTATGTCACCACTTCAATTAATACCACTCCTACTGGAACTCAATTTTTTAGTGGAACACTCCCTACTATAAGTTTTACCACAACCAATATCAGTTGTAATGGTTTAACCGATGGTTGCGCAACAGCTGTTGTAAGTGGGGGGACAGGTAATACTCATTATCTTTGGTCCAATGGATCAACCTCTAGCAATATTTGCGGTTTAGGGGTTGGAAATTATACGGTAACTATTACAGATACCATTATAGGAGGAGGTGGTCCTCAGGTTTGCGTTGTTGTTAATGATACAACCATTACACAGCCTTTTAGTTTGGCAACGAGCATTGATACGGTTGCCAATGTAATTTGTGCTGGAAATAATAATGGATTTATTGATATATCTGTATCTGGAGGAACAGCACCTTATCAGTACAATTGGTCCAATGGAGACACAACACAAGACATTAACACATTGACAGATAGCATTTATAGTGTTATAATTACAGATGCTAATGGTTGTATAACGCATGATACAGCAACGGTTGAAACCTTAGGTTTTCTTGAGGTTGTAGTGGATAGTGCTATAAATATAGCTTGTCATGGAGATAGTACTGGAGCTATTTATACAACAGCAACGGGAGATACTAGCTTTTCAGGTTGCACTTCTAGTGTTGTGGCATTGAATGAAATTATGTATCGTCCTGTTAATAATAATGGAGTGAATCCTAATACTGGCGAATATATTGAATTAATCGGTCCCGCAGGAACAGATATTAGTTGTTATGTTCTAACAGATGGAGATTGGACGATAACCATTCCTCCAGGAACAAGTATTCCTGCGGATGGATTTTTTACAATTGGAAATGATGTTGTTTGGGGAGGAGGAACCTTTGATTTAGATGCTGAAAACTGTAATTGCTTCACCGATGGTTCAGGAGGTTCTGGTTTATTGATTTTAACGGATGGAGGAGAATATGTTGCCTTGTATGATGGAGCAGGAACCTTTCTTCAAGGTGTTATTTATGGCTCTCCTTCAGCGGGAAATACGCCAAGTGGAACAGTGATTAGTACAATAGGAACAGCATCTTGTCCTAGTTTTGTTAGCATACCTAATGCACCTGCCTTTGAAACCGCTCCTGCTGGTTTTGCGAATGGAACTTCTATTATCAGAAACCCTGATGGATCAGGAGCATGGGGACCACAAGTAGGTGGTTCATTAAATACTTGTAATAGCATAGGAAATGGAAGTACAGGGAGCGGAAATGTTACTTACTTGTGGAGCAATGGCGATACTACACAGGACATTTCAGGTTTGTCGGCTGGGGTTTACACGGTAACAACAACCAATAGTTATGGCTGTACGGCTACCACTACGTATACGATAACAGAGCCAGCTTTATTAGTTGGAACAAGTACTGCAACGGGTGTTGTTTGTGTAGGCGATACGACAGGAGAAATTGACCTTTTGGTAACAGGAGGAACAAGCCCTTATCAATACAATTGGTCTACAGGAGCAACGACTCAAGATTTGGACAGTTTGTCTAGTGGAATTTATTGTGTAACCATTACGGATAGCAATTCTTGTACGGCTATAGTTTGTGATACCTTTGAAGAAGTATTTTTTAACATTCCTGTAGATTCATTTGCAACTTGTAGTGGTACGTCTATTCCGCTAACGGTGAATACCAATGCAACAACGATTAATTGGACACCAAGCTCAACCTTAAATAATGACACCATCGCTAACCCAACGGCAACTCCTACTACATCTACTACCTATGTAGTGACCGCTTCTGTTGGAGGAAACTGTGTAATGACGGATTCTATTGTTATTACGGTGGCGGATTTGGATGTTAGTCTAGCAACCTTAACGCCTGTTTTGTGTCATGGAGATACCACAGGAGGGGTTACGACATCGATAACAGGAACAGGAAGTAATTTTGATTATTTGTGGAACACAGGAGATACAACAACTAGTTTGACGAATGTAGCTGCGGGAACTTATCGTTTAACAGTTTCTTTAGCAGGGTTTTGTGAGGATACCTTAACAGTTGTTATTCCAGAGCCAGATTCTGTATTGAGTCTAAATGTGTCTAATACAACAGATGTTACTTGTTTTGGCGATTCTACAGGAGCAGCCAGCATTTTAGCCTCAGGAGGCACAACACCTTATACCTATAGTTGGTCAAATACCGCAACAACACCAAATGTAAACAATTTAACCAGTGGTTTATATATTGTTACAGTTACAGATAGTAATAGTTGTACAGAAATTTTGACGGTTTCTATTTCAGAACCTTCTGCAATCAGCATTTCTTATAATGCAACGAATGTGAGTTGTAATGGAACCAACGACGGTACAGCTACAGTAATCCCTACAGGTGGTACAGCAGGCTATACTTATTTGTGGGATGTAACAGCAGGAAGCCAAACGACTCCAACGGCAATAGGTTTAGCTTCAAGTACCTATTCTGTAACCGTAACCGATACCGTAGGTTGTACGGGAATTGCCAATGGTATTTTTGTTAATAGTGGTGTTCCTGTAGATTCAAATGATGTACCATTAGTGGTTTTAACTGGTATCTTAGATTGTGATTTAAATCCGACTGGATCATTGGGAATTAATACCGCAAATACGTATACCTATTTGTGGAGTAATGGCGCAACGGATCAAACGGTAACAGGATTACCAGCAGGTGCTTATACGGTAACTGTGACGAATGGTCTAGGCTGTAGTTATGTGCAATCTGCCAATATCGTCAGCCCATTGGTTCCTACAGTCAATCCGTTTATTAATGCAGTAGGGATGGTATCTGCCACGGTGGTTTCTGGAGCGACAGTTACAATTAGCGGAGGAAATGATCAATCTTTTCAAGGTGTGGCTTATAATTGGACAGCCAATAGTTCAGATGTTACTTTTGGAAATGCAGCCAATCATGCTACTACCGCTTTGTCAAATGTTACAGGAGTTTACACATTAACGCTTACAGCAACAGCATCAGATTCAAGTGCTTGCCAAGATACAGGATCTGTTGTTTTGAATGTAGAATCTATTTATAATGGAATGCCTACAGCTTTTACGCCTAATGGAGATAACATCAACGATACATATCGTCCAACAGGTCTTACCGCAGATGATGTAATTACTTTTAGAGTGTATAATCGTTGGGGACAAGAAATTTACAACGGAGATGACTTAGAGAATAATGGCTGGGATGGACGCTACAAAGGAATAGAACAACCTACAGAGGTTTATCTCTTTTTATTGGAGTACAAAGTAGGGGTAAATGGAACGCCTAAAGTTAGAAAAGGAGAGTTTACATTAATCAGGTAG
- a CDS encoding VWA domain-containing protein, with protein sequence MNRLKFNLFLVCLISLAFGACDDTPVNPQQTCALNISVQNEFTTPPAKVSMFFKVDDCNDDPIAGLGESNFTIYEQGQNDNEYKKISESEAARKISDNSQLFIHNTFLVLDLSGSVTNNNLTELKTAAKNFVDVVIPSNNSSYQMGIWWFDGEDSLHALIPLTNNPTSLKAAIDNIHSGISSDNSTDLYGAVLKSTALAVNELNQSTLAISAASVVIFTDGTDQAARYTTSQATNAVLNSGNDITHFSIGLGDEIDKGILEQVGTDGFSFASNTSELNSKFNEVAEYISDEANSYYLFEYCSPKRAGSTNKLKIQIQSGDMAGTKETSFDASQFGGGCTL encoded by the coding sequence TTCTTGTTTGTCTAATTAGTTTAGCTTTTGGTGCTTGTGACGACACTCCTGTTAATCCACAACAAACCTGTGCACTAAATATTTCTGTTCAGAATGAATTTACAACACCCCCAGCAAAAGTATCTATGTTTTTTAAGGTAGATGATTGTAACGATGACCCAATAGCAGGGCTTGGTGAATCCAACTTTACGATCTATGAGCAAGGGCAGAATGACAATGAATACAAAAAAATATCTGAATCTGAGGCAGCTAGAAAAATCTCCGACAACAGCCAGTTATTTATACACAATACCTTTTTAGTATTGGATCTAAGTGGTAGTGTGACCAATAACAATCTTACGGAATTAAAAACTGCGGCTAAAAACTTTGTGGATGTTGTAATTCCTTCTAACAATTCGTCTTATCAGATGGGTATTTGGTGGTTTGATGGCGAAGATAGTTTACATGCCCTAATTCCTTTAACGAATAATCCAACGAGCCTAAAAGCTGCCATTGATAATATTCATTCGGGGATAAGTTCTGATAATTCTACAGATTTATATGGAGCCGTCCTAAAAAGTACTGCTTTGGCGGTCAACGAATTGAATCAATCCACACTTGCTATTTCAGCAGCTTCTGTGGTTATTTTTACCGATGGAACCGATCAGGCTGCTCGATACACCACTTCGCAAGCAACAAATGCTGTACTAAATTCAGGAAATGACATTACTCATTTTTCAATTGGATTAGGGGATGAAATAGACAAAGGTATTTTAGAACAGGTGGGCACAGATGGCTTTTCTTTTGCTAGCAATACCAGTGAACTCAATTCAAAATTCAATGAGGTAGCTGAATACATTTCGGACGAAGCCAACAGTTATTATTTATTTGAGTATTGTAGCCCCAAAAGAGCGGGCAGTACCAATAAGCTCAAAATTCAAATTCAATCTGGTGATATGGCAGGAACCAAAGAAACTTCTTTTGATGCCAGTCAATTTGGCGGAGGGTGTACTTTATAG